The genomic region ATCTATAAGATTGTATGAACCAAAAGTCTGATTAAGTAAGAAGAGGAAGATATGCAACAATATTTTCATGAAGatctggagaaagagaagaattaTAACATGGCTGGAACATGCATCAGAGTACAGTTCACCAGTTTTAGACTAACTAACAGGTAGACAGATACGTAGTACATGTAGTAACTCCTAGTGTCCCTGCtgtaaatagaagaaaacagacatttctaGGACATAACTCACTTGATCTATTTTAGACTAAAAATAGGCAGACCCAAAGTAGGTCATGCACTTGTTTCCCtcaaattactgaaaattaagtttatgGTGATTTAGCTATAGTGTTATACAGTCTATACTGGGACAGACAAATCCCATCTTTTAGGTCTTAAATCTAAGATCCTTTCAACAAGGAAAAGTATTCTTTACGGTAGCTGTATTAGGAATCTTATTATATATGAGTTTTAAGTGTTACATTGCAAAAACAGTTATTGCCAGGTGGAAAGATGCTGTCACTCAGAATAAACAGTGATTAATCAAAGACTATCAtatctaataaaaatatacagactTGTATGTCTTCAGAAAACACCATAAGAATTGCTACCTCAGATGGTAACAATAGATGAAGTTTCCAATTCTAAATGCTACTTGCCATTTTGGTCTCAAAAGATTAAGGTATATACTCACAGATTCCAATACATTTAAGTACATTGACACCAAGGAAAAATGACTTATTCTAATATTCATGAGGAAATACACGTATTCCTTCTTCTATGAATGAAACCCATTATAATATCAACAGTGAGAGAACTGGGAACATTTTGATGTACAAAGAACTCAATTTCCTGAAAATTCAGGGGCGGTGTGGGGGGTGGGAATTATAGCAGCTCAGAAACCGAAAAATCTCCTGAAGTAACGATTCGTGATAACTGGTGAAACCAACTTGAGCCCACAAACACTCCCACCCATCCACTAcaagaaaatacttcacaaaTGAGTCACCTCACTAAACAAAAAGcatagaaatgaagaaaaatgctggcCTTATAATACTTAAAATTATGTACTTGCCATAACTTATGAAATATTagttggaaaaaacaaataacGAGGAGATAAGGAACGAAGGAAATATGTAACAAAGCTGTGGCTGTGTCCCTGCACCCTGTTACTCTACTCACATGGAATCATTTCGGGCCAGCTGGCCATTCTGTCGAGTGGCGTTTTCACTCATGGAACGTTCTCTCTTCAGCCTTCCCACTGATCGAACCTGCAtaaaaggggagaaagagggagataAAAGACAGGGAATTCCAGGAGACACTTAATAATTTGCATTGAAGATTGTAAGTTAGATCTGCCCTTAGATACAAAGGCATGTTTTCACGGGTTTTGCAGTGAttaggaagaaaacaactgaTGACAGAATCTGATGCTGGTACGTGTAAAACCAAGGTCCAAACTTATTGCAATCCTGTTATCTATCCACATGATCTGATGCCAATAGTATGaacaaacagaattttgaaTATGTAAGAAAGCAATATTATGTTTAATATTACTTCCTATCACCAGAGATAATTATatttctactgtattttatgAGTCAATACAATACGCagcttcataaatatttttcagtttttaagatgCCAATTACCATCATCCACCTGGATGCCAATGTTTTACCATTCTTTGAAGTcggttttcagttttgttaaaacTCACTCATTCTATGTGATGGTGTATCACCTGGCCATGAATTCCAAAGGTTAACTATACATGTTAAAAGAATCTTAGTTTGTTTTCTGATAacctgcaaattaaaaaaatcttgcagcTTTCCCTTCaatcaaaaggatttttttgttaaaagtatttttagttcTACTTatgactttatttttgtaagtattGTGTAAACTTACTGAACATGGCAACCTCTGGCCACCTGCCAGTTAACTATGGAACTTCAAAGTCATACTTAGAACTACTACAgtgctaataaaaatatttttctattttcccaACTTAAGTTAGCACCAAGTAGATCTGCACCACAGTAGAGAAATCAACGGTCATTTCGCTTTCTTTAATAGAATGCTTCTCAActaaggaaaaagcaaaataagtacTAGCCTCTTCATTTTGAGGTGTCTGCTGTGGAGGTTTTTCTAGGTCCAAAAAATCTAGCGGTCGATCACTAAGAGAAATAACACGGGGAGGAGTTTTCAATGCCAGTGGTTTGAATGGAGTAGACTGAAGAAGGTCAAGGTCTGGTGGTCTGGAAAATGGAATGTCTTCACTATTACCTGCAAAGAACATCAGTTGTCAATAGAAAGCAAGCTGTTCTGAGGCCTGAGGGCTAATGTTAAAGTTCAAAAAGACATCACATCAGTTACTTCCCCTGACTATGCCAAATAATTAAGTGTACCTTTCTTTAACAGGGCTTGTATGTTAAAAACTATGGTCAAAGCTCTCATAAAGACCCCATTAATTGACACTTATTTGAGCAGTTTCTCCGAGAACAATGATCCTGAGTAATCCTGAGCAGTATCAACTGTTATTGCAAGTGAGGGCACTTTTAATCTCAAGACATAGTCCTATAAAGGTGTATTTGTTTAGAAATACAGTGACTGGGGATGTGAAGATGTCTCTCtttcaaagcataaaatatatgcatgtcacactgtcgtggtttaaccccagccagcaactaagcaccacacagctgctcactcactccctcccccgcccagtgggatggtTTGCAAATCGTAAGGCCTTCAGCAGTTCCAGGTCTGTTACTGTAAAGCCCATGACAATAAATACTAAAGTAGTATTGATAGAGTCCACCCAATAATAGATAGATCCTTAACGTAACTAGCATTCTGATTATAATCAAACACATTTTGCATGACTAATATATAGTACAGCCCCCAAACTTATCATAGTTACTTTAGCTTATagttaataaagaaaaatcaggtgtAAATCAACAAACATTATATATTTTTGCTCCAGAAATGGTTTAGTAAGATGAAAAGTCAGCAATTAAACTTTCTGTTCATAATTCATTCCTTAACTGTCTCCACTACAAGCTATACCAAAACTAttcatgaaacattttcagagtttAAGAAAATTCCTAAGTCAAAGTTGATGAGCAGTAACTGtttgaaaaccagaaagcattttacaggttcttcttttaaaaatatatcagtATATATTTTTGTCCATCCAGAAATTTgggaaatttatttaaatttttgcctatttttcttttattgagaTGCAGACATACCTGCCACTACAATCCGCTCTGGAACCTGCATAGTTACACTGGCATTTGGAAATCCTTCTTGGATGCCCTTCTCAAGGTCAGCATTTTGAGGAGCTACTTTGAGTTTTTCTGGGACCCTCATGCGCTGACTAATTCCTTCGGTGTATTCCATTTCATACTGAAGGCGATTAATTTCTGCCATCTCAGCAGCTGGAGATGGGAATGCAGCCCCACTCATTctggcaaaagaaaaccaaaagctgtAACAGCAATATAGGAAATCAGCAGAAAGTGCGTAAAAGAAACTCTTTGTTCTGATTACTAAGCAAGTGGTAGATCATCCTAACTGAACGGACTTATATAGAGAAACAAATTATACAATAAAATTCATCGGAAGTGTAGTCACAAGGAGTTGAGAGTTGAAGGCAATGACAGAAGAACAAACTGATGCTGTAGGCAATGAGGAAGCTGCACTGAAGGTCCTTAAATTGAGTTGtgacaaaacacagaaattctgCATGAAATGTACTATTCCTGCACTggctggcagaaaaagaaatacaaacaaaccaacaaaccaaaaagaattaGTAGGATTGGTAGGAAATCTATTCAGGATtggaaagaaatctgaaatattgATCTGTATTTACACAGATCCAGTGTATTGGCATTTGAGAAAATGGATGAAGTCTTACAAAACTGCATGTTGAAGTaagggaacaaaagaaaaggctcGGCTTGGAGACCAGCCTTCTGCTCACTGTCAGTTACCCAGATCTCACTCCATCTTACAAGGACAAAGTTCCATATCAAAAGCCTGTCAAATCAGTTTGAAAACCTAGCATATTCATAACCCATTCCCAATCACAAGCAATTCTGTAAACTTCtcacttctgaatttttctgtaaatgaaaatcTTACTTTTGCAGAACAGATACAAGATGGGCAGAGAGCGAACAAGACTTTAAACTTAAAAGGGTTTGCCAATACTTTATATACACATCTCCCTAGAAAAGGAGGGAGACTTCATATGAAGCAGTAGGGGAATTTCCTAGAAACTGGGCTGTGAGAAACTTACTAATACAGTAATTGCTGGGAGCCGTATGGAAGACAAAGACCAAGataactggggtttttttagtttatgttttaagatggaaagaaaaagaaatcctagAGCTGGACTTGGAGGTGGGCTGGAAGGGGGCTGCTGATGGAAACTGTGGGCTGGAAAGGGAACTCGGGTAGCTGGGAGAAGTTGTTCACCTGGACAGTGGCTAGTGGACTTGCTGATGGCTCAGACCAAGATTATGGTTACGGGCTTGGTTAAGACAGAAACATCCTGGAGCTGCAGTAGAGTGGGGCTGGAAAGGGGCTCCCAGAGGAAACCGTGAGCTGCAAGGAATACTCGGTTGTGAGAAACTTTTCATCCAGGCAATGGCTGGGAGGCCTTGTCAACAGCTCAGACTGAGATAATGGTTATTTTGGGGGTTAGGATTGAGAGAAATATATATTTCgatacatatatgtacacacacaatatgtaaatacagttttcctGGCAAATCTGCCTATGGGAAGCATAGCTTGCTCTAGCAAGAAATCTTTTAGTGGTATTGCTTGAACTCGTTCCCTAAACGAAATAATCTACCCTGGCAAAAAGGCAAGTTTTGCCACTATAATTGCAACTACattcttttactatttttgGCAGCAAGGCTATGTCCGTTGCTGCGTGTGTGCTTTCATAAGCTGAACATGCAGAACTTAGCGAACAAAATGCCTCAGTGCAGACCATCTATGTGGCAGGTAAGAGGGACCACAAGCCATTTCTCCCACCATCACAGAGAAGCaatactttctgtatttatcaATAAAACCTCAAACTAATAGTAACCTTCAGACCACAGAAAGAAGCACACAGAAGGATCTGGATTGTGTAACACTATATTAAATGCACAGATTTAGTATATTCAAGATGCGATCCACTTGGCAATCCACCCTGGGATCCTCAGTGTTATTTTCAGGACTTCCTATCACCACAGACCAAATGAAAGAACCTCATTCATCTCAAAGTctcactgcagcacagcaggagaaCTGGGGATCAGGGAGAAGGCAAGAAGGTCATTGTTCTAcgtaaatttaaaaaaaaaatagttataaagGAAATAACTGAAGTAACGCAGATTTAATCCATCTGTATTCTTACTGTTTGTATGTATCAAGTGAAAGGAACTGGAATAACCAATTTGATTAGAAATAAACGCTTTATAGGAGTTCAAGAGGTGCTTAAGCAGCTGTGTCACTTCCAAGTTCTTAAGATttcactttgggttttttttttttgtccctgcCCTTTGGTATTGCAAGCTAGATTTGTCCCTCTTGCAAGACATTGGCTAGATCAGCCAGTGACGTGAACAAAGTACAGAGTCTTCTAACATTTCCACATTCCAAAAggtgcttttcatttcaaaacatggTCTATGATTGGTAAAGCATTTCCAGATTGACAGGAGTAAAAATCATGATGTCAATAAAGAGACTGAATTTTAAGAAGAACTTAAAGTACCCAGAGCATCTACTGGCAGCAGCTTAAAGAATAGTTATTGCTCACAAGACTTGACAAAAGGTGTTTCACTGCTTGTTcactttctcattttgaaataccTGTACGGCTCTAATTTTTGCAATCAAGTATCACTATACTGCAGCAGTAGCAGTGTTTACACCACAGCTTCCCCAAAGTTTAGCGTTGCTTTCATACATAAGTCTGTGTGACAACTGCTTTCCAGCTGTAAGGTAAAACACACAAAAGAGGACAGCATTAGAACAGTGGGTTTGTTTATAAACTATTTATAAACTAAATAGCACTGTGTGGGTTTAGCTGTACTTGCTGAGGACCTATAGATACAATATCTCAGTGTCTTCCTACTCTTGCCTGCTTCTCATCTACTTGCATCATTGAGAATTGTGTTTGCTGTCAAAGTGATTTAAACTTTTACCCCTTTTTAcaagagaacagcaaaacaagaaacagatttcagcaacagcaaacttaaaatatttcaacagaGCCTGTTAACAAAACCCCAACTAtttaaagagaacagaaatcaaAGTTATGTTTTCTATAATGTTCTTGTTACGCAAAGCATTTTACAGAAGACATTAATAATAAATCAGGGAGAAGGAGGATTGATATTTACAGAATTACGTAGCTCTGGAGGCATGAGAGTAGAAAATAAGTCCGAGAATGataagataataaaaatacaatcaCAAATACAGGATAAAGGCCAGAGAGCAGCTGAAGCACAAATGAGCATCAGTGGCATTTAAcgaaagacagaaaggaaggagaaaatccAGAGGAGGATAcgggaagagaaagcaagaggaCTTATACAAGGTGAATTATATGTGTTCAGAAAGATTTAGGGGtacctccttctccctctcctaaACAAGAACGTCAACAGAAGAGATGGGGAGGAAGCAATGCATACGAAGCTGAAGGATGACTTTTTGTCAGCATTCCGGCAATAATCAGACATTGGCCATATCTATGCCGCAACTGGGAATGTTACGCACAGAGTGGAAG from Aquila chrysaetos chrysaetos chromosome 10, bAquChr1.4, whole genome shotgun sequence harbors:
- the MFF gene encoding mitochondrial fission factor isoform X9 gives rise to the protein MSGAAFPSPAAEMAEINRLQYEMEYTEGISQRMRVPEKLKVAPQNADLEKGIQEGFPNASVTMQVPERIVVAGNSEDIPFSRPPDLDLLQSTPFKPLALKTPPRVISLSDRPLDFLDLEKPPQQTPQNEEVRSVGRLKRERSMSENATRQNGQLARNDSMWHRSDTVPRNKMPRFQSPLSTKDCTYGLSNLDTTLEGTPDDMTVVDAASLRRQIIKLNRRLQLLEEENKERAKREMIMYSITVAFWLLNSWLWFRR
- the MFF gene encoding mitochondrial fission factor isoform X7 gives rise to the protein MSGAAFPSPAAEMAEINRLQYEMEYTEGISQRMRVPEKLKVAPQNADLEKGIQEGFPNASVTMQVPERIVVAGNSEDIPFSRPPDLDLLQSTPFKPLALKTPPRVISLSDRPLDFLDLEKPPQQTPQNEEVRSVGRLKRERSMSENATRQNGQLARNDSIVTPSLQQARVCPPNMLPEDGTNLYSARGILSFIQSSTRRAYQQVLDVLDENRRYGLSNLDTTLEGTPDDMTVVDAASLRRQIIKLNRRLQLLEEENKERAKREMIMYSITVAFWLLNSWLWFRR
- the MFF gene encoding mitochondrial fission factor isoform X11, with product MSGAAFPSPAAEMAEINRLQYEMEYTEGISQRMRVPEKLKVAPQNADLEKGIQEGFPNASVTMQVPERIVVAGNSEDIPFSRPPDLDLLQSTPFKPLALKTPPRVISLSDRPLDFLDLEKPPQQTPQNEEVRSVGRLKRERSMSENATRQNGQLARNDSIYGLSNLDTTLEGTPDDMTVVDAASLRRQIIKLNRRLQLLEEENKERAKREMIMYSITVAFWLLNSWLWFRR
- the MFF gene encoding mitochondrial fission factor isoform X10, whose product is MSGAAFPSPAAEMAEINRLQYEMEYTEGISQRMRVPEKLKVAPQNADLEKGIQEGFPNASVTMQVPERIVVAGNSEDIPFSRPPDLDLLQSTPFKPLALKTPPRVISLSDRPLDFLDLEKPPQQTPQNEEVRSVGRLKRERSMSENATRQNGQLARNDSMPVLRGGSAATTSSNPHHDNTRYGLSNLDTTLEGTPDDMTVVDAASLRRQIIKLNRRLQLLEEENKERAKREMIMYSITVAFWLLNSWLWFRR
- the MFF gene encoding mitochondrial fission factor isoform X6, whose product is MSGAAFPSPAAEMAEINRLQYEMEYTEGISQRMRVPEKLKVAPQNADLEKGIQEGFPNASVTMQVPERIVVAGNSEDIPFSRPPDLDLLQSTPFKPLALKTPPRVISLSDRPLDFLDLEKPPQQTPQNEEVRSVGRLKRERSMSENATRQNGQLARNDSMWHRSDTVPRNKMPRFQSPLSTKDCTVTPSLQQARVCPPNMLPEDGTNLYSARGILSFIQSSTRRAYQQVLDVLDENRSLDKDNRNTFFDNFLQDLIHLGQCYVVGQLLPLLLTLIMTTPDMVFPTWILRLREHQTT
- the MFF gene encoding mitochondrial fission factor isoform X3, whose translation is MSGAAFPSPAAEMAEINRLQYEMEYTEGISQRMRVPEKLKVAPQNADLEKGIQEGFPNASVTMQVPERIVVAGNSEDIPFSRPPDLDLLQSTPFKPLALKTPPRVISLSDRPLDFLDLEKPPQQTPQNEEVRSVGRLKRERSMSENATRQNGQLARNDSIVTPSLQQARVCPPNMLPEDGTNLYSARGILSFIQSSTRRAYQQVLDVLDENRSLDKDNRPVLRGGSAATTSSNPHHDNTRYGLSNLDTTLEGTPDDMTVVDAASLRRQIIKLNRRLQLLEEENKERAKREMIMYSITVAFWLLNSWLWFRR
- the MFF gene encoding mitochondrial fission factor isoform X8; translated protein: MSGAAFPSPAAEMAEINRLQYEMEYTEGISQRMRVPEKLKVAPQNADLEKGIQEGFPNASVTMQVPERIVVAGNSEDIPFSRPPDLDLLQSTPFKPLALKTPPRVISLSDRPLDFLDLEKPPQQTPQNEEVRSVGRLKRERSMSENATRQNGQLARNDSMWHRSDTVPRNKMPRFQSPLSTKDCTPVLRGGSAATTSSNPHHDNTRYGLSNLDTTLEGTPDDMTVVDAASLRRQIIKLNRRLQLLEEENKERAKREMIMYSITVAFWLLNSWLWFRR
- the MFF gene encoding mitochondrial fission factor isoform X4; the encoded protein is MSGAAFPSPAAEMAEINRLQYEMEYTEGISQRMRVPEKLKVAPQNADLEKGIQEGFPNASVTMQVPERIVVAGNSEDIPFSRPPDLDLLQSTPFKPLALKTPPRVISLSDRPLDFLDLEKPPQQTPQNEEVRSVGRLKRERSMSENATRQNGQLARNDSMWHRSDTVPRNKMPRFQSPLSTKDCTVTPSLQQARVCPPNMLPEDGTNLYSARGILSFIQSSTRRAYQQVLDVLDENRRYGLSNLDTTLEGTPDDMTVVDAASLRRQIIKLNRRLQLLEEENKERAKREMIMYSITVAFWLLNSWLWFRR
- the MFF gene encoding mitochondrial fission factor isoform X5; this translates as MSGAAFPSPAAEMAEINRLQYEMEYTEGISQRMRVPEKLKVAPQNADLEKGIQEGFPNASVTMQVPERIVVAGNSEDIPFSRPPDLDLLQSTPFKPLALKTPPRVISLSDRPLDFLDLEKPPQQTPQNEEVRSVGRLKRERSMSENATRQNGQLARNDSIVTPSLQQARVCPPNMLPEDGTNLYSARGILSFIQSSTRRAYQQVLDVLDENRRPVLRGGSAATTSSNPHHDNTRYGLSNLDTTLEGTPDDMTVVDAASLRRQIIKLNRRLQLLEEENKERAKREMIMYSITVAFWLLNSWLWFRR